Sequence from the Eleutherodactylus coqui strain aEleCoq1 chromosome 13, aEleCoq1.hap1, whole genome shotgun sequence genome:
gcagcaggacaacaaccccaaacattcagccaatgtcattaagaactatcttcagcgtgaAGAACAAGGagccctggaagtgatgatatggccccacagaagcctgatctcaacatcaagtctgtctgggattacatgcaaAGACAGAAGGATTTGTGCTAGCCTACATCTACAGAAGAGCTTTGGAGCAACCTCCCTGCAGAGCTCCTTCAAAAACAGCTGTGTGCAAGCGTACCTAGAAGAATGAATGCTGCTTGGAAGGCAAAgggtgatcacaccaaatatGGATTTGATATAGTTCTTTTTTGCATTCTGTTAATtgacaaaagaaaacaaaactaacattttttaaagcatttttaggTAAGTATTACACCAGCACTGGTGGCATCTGCTAGAACTCAAATTTTCCTgataactgctctgctgcaccacCAAGTACAGGTGATGCCCAGCAATTAGTGCCATCACACACCGTTAAGGCTTGCGTCCCTCATTCACATAGCGCTTGGTTTAGACATCGATCATTCAATCGTTTCCATTCACTGGTACAACGACAAAAAGATTGATCAAAAGAAAGATTGAGACGGTTAATCTGCTGGTTTAAACTGACTGCATTTTAAATCAAACGGCTCCTATTATTTACTCCGGAGACAGAGAtcatctatcatccatctattcaggtcctccggctctataacctgCTGCCTACAGAtcgggtgacaggttccctttaagtaacgGCTTGTTTCACTGTCATGTGAAGTCAGCAGGTGATCACAGAAGTACAATGGATGTAGCGGAATTCGGTCTTAGACAAACACTTACATCTTACACCTTTTCTATATGTCTGCTGTTGATATTTCAGTCCGGACACGATCTCCTGGTTAACCTGATGAAGCAAGGAAGACCGGGTTAAACTTGGCGCCATCACATCACCAATAACGCTACATCCTCGTTTATAGACCGTTCAGCATCCTCACCTTAAAACTGATTTTAATTTGGTACTCAACAGCTTCTTTAAGGCAAAATGATTGTTTCTTAAACTTCTCAAGGTCTCCTGAAGcgcacaaaaaacaaaaagaaagaacAGATTAAAGGTATTACCAGTCCAAAAGAAGACTGTGATCCCGCTGTACAGGCGAGACCACATGTGGAATACGgcgttcagttctggagaccgcATCTACAGACACTGATAAAACAGAACGAGTCCAGGGGGTTCTCCTCTGCTatctttttttctacatttctaaAAACATTCAGTCGCATACTGAACACTGATGAAGTCATGTTAATTTTTTTCTCATGTACTTGTCTTATACTGTGGTAcaaaaaggtgaggttgtggaagacagttttagGTCACGGGCaacactgagcacagcaacaagacacaacatactgcatcagcaagatcTCTCGCAGGTTAAGTGAGGCTTACCTGTTAGGTCCAATTCAAGGGGGCCAGGAGCATCTCCACATACCAAGGTTAGTTTGGTTACGACGACATTTGGAGTGTTAGGATCTTataggagaggggaaaaaaaaaaaatctatattattTATAGCCTCATGTAGCTCTGAACACAAATTGTACTCATCGTCAGCCCCTGCTCTCACATATACAAAGTCTATTCCATAGGTTGTTAATTGCCCAATCCGTATGTTTACGGAGGACGAGGGGAGGCTGAAGGAAGCCTTTGTAAGAAAAGGAGGACCTATAATCTTCatgcagcctccaaccacagcaCTGCCCAAATCATTATATACGTGCCGCGCTCACCGATTGTGGAGGGAACAGGACCCAGCAGAGCCTCCTTGTACTTGCGCAGGCTCTCATCATGCTGATCCAGAGCTTGGATCTCCTCAATGGTTTTCTGCGCCGGAGGCCTGTAGTTCACAGAATGCTCATCCTCCTCGTTCTCTGCCGCAATCTGCGCAAGTTGCTCTGAAGTGGGTTCGTGTTCAGCCATGTTTCAGAGAGGGCACCCTTTATAATTAAATGGGAGAGAGAAATATATATACGTGAGC
This genomic interval carries:
- the ARHGDIA gene encoding rho GDP-dissociation inhibitor 1 gives rise to the protein MAEHEPTSEQLAQIAAENEEDEHSVNYRPPAQKTIEEIQALDQHDESLRKYKEALLGPVPSTIDPNTPNVVVTKLTLVCGDAPGPLELDLTGDLEKFKKQSFCLKEAVEYQIKISFKVNQEIVSGLKYQQQTYRKGVRLDKTNYMVGSYGPRVDEYEFFTPVEEAPKGLLARGSYNIKSLFTDDDKSNHLCWEWNLNICKEWKN